The following proteins are co-located in the Pseudodesulfovibrio alkaliphilus genome:
- a CDS encoding aldehyde ferredoxin oxidoreductase N-terminal domain-containing protein gives MIRDFFRILKMDLTTGKATLLERPGRNQYLGGTGLAAMLFEEFGHLDRDWDDPEQPLIFAIGPLTGYYPLMSKTCCAFRSPYHNQYAESYAGGKSALSLRFADLDALVVVGRAERLSALCVGSRRVETRDVEYMRGFDALRTGRIVRKIFPGSGRRSILRIGPAGENLSAYACINVDTFRHFGRLGGGTVMGAKNLKAICILGDRGFDLPGGKEYSALYKDIHKQLTTTEMMAKYHGLGTAVNINPLNELKSLPWKNLQQTSSPEADNISGERFAQDTLLRNAACAGCPVGCIHVGFVREQFQANNQYLYRQVGYDYEPIFSCGGMLEVTDAPQVLRILDVIEKEGLDNMSAGVALAWATEALEKGVITLEQTVVPLAWGDAENYMRGVEMISRPPNDFYRLLAQGTLKCARVYGGEDFACVLGQEMAGYATGEVFFISEALGFRHAHLDSGGYSYDQKYEDKNVTQALDFLVSDARERIVLNCMVGCLFARGVYKDALMAQALEAVGYGALNESLASIGERVQRLRWRLRLGMGYDPLKVTIPKRYTEVTTWKGPIDPEYLDALRIGYAARIMEMGAPLPETGE, from the coding sequence TCCGCATCTTGAAGATGGACCTGACCACAGGCAAGGCCACTCTGCTGGAACGGCCCGGCCGCAACCAGTACCTGGGCGGCACCGGCCTGGCGGCCATGCTTTTCGAGGAATTCGGCCACCTGGACCGGGACTGGGACGACCCCGAGCAGCCCTTGATCTTCGCCATCGGCCCCCTGACCGGCTACTACCCGCTCATGAGCAAGACCTGCTGCGCCTTCCGCTCGCCCTATCACAACCAGTATGCCGAGAGCTACGCCGGGGGAAAATCCGCCCTTTCGCTGCGTTTTGCGGATCTGGACGCCCTGGTGGTGGTGGGCAGGGCCGAGAGGCTGTCCGCCCTGTGCGTGGGCTCGCGCAGGGTCGAGACCCGCGATGTGGAATACATGCGCGGCTTCGACGCCCTGCGCACCGGCCGCATCGTGCGCAAGATATTCCCGGGCTCGGGCCGCCGCTCCATCCTGCGCATCGGCCCGGCAGGCGAGAATCTCTCTGCCTATGCCTGCATCAATGTGGATACCTTCCGCCATTTCGGCCGGCTGGGCGGCGGCACGGTCATGGGGGCCAAAAACCTCAAGGCCATCTGCATCCTGGGCGACCGGGGCTTCGACCTGCCGGGCGGCAAAGAGTATTCCGCCCTGTACAAGGACATCCACAAGCAACTGACCACCACGGAAATGATGGCCAAGTACCACGGCCTGGGAACGGCGGTGAACATCAACCCCCTCAACGAGCTGAAAAGCCTGCCCTGGAAAAACCTCCAGCAGACCAGCAGCCCGGAGGCGGACAACATCTCCGGCGAGCGCTTCGCCCAGGACACCCTGCTGCGCAACGCGGCCTGCGCGGGCTGCCCTGTGGGCTGCATTCATGTGGGCTTTGTTCGCGAACAGTTCCAGGCCAACAACCAGTATCTCTACCGTCAGGTGGGCTACGACTACGAGCCCATCTTCTCCTGCGGCGGCATGCTGGAGGTCACGGACGCCCCCCAGGTGCTGCGCATCCTTGATGTCATCGAGAAAGAAGGGCTGGACAACATGTCCGCAGGGGTGGCCCTGGCCTGGGCTACCGAGGCTCTGGAAAAAGGGGTCATCACCCTTGAGCAGACCGTGGTTCCCCTGGCCTGGGGAGACGCCGAAAACTACATGCGCGGCGTGGAGATGATCAGCCGCCCGCCCAACGACTTCTACCGGCTGCTGGCCCAGGGCACCCTGAAATGCGCCAGGGTTTATGGCGGCGAGGACTTTGCCTGCGTCCTCGGCCAGGAGATGGCGGGCTACGCCACGGGCGAGGTCTTCTTCATCTCCGAGGCGCTGGGCTTCCGCCACGCGCACCTGGATTCCGGCGGCTACTCCTACGACCAGAAGTACGAAGACAAAAACGTGACCCAGGCCCTGGACTTCCTGGTCAGCGACGCCCGGGAGCGCATCGTGCTCAACTGCATGGTGGGCTGCCTGTTCGCCCGCGGGGTGTACAAGGATGCGCTGATGGCCCAGGCTCTTGAGGCCGTGGGCTACGGCGCCCTTAACGAGTCGCTCGCGAGCATCGGCGAAAGGGTGCAACGGCTGCGCTGGCGGCTGCGCCTGGGCATGGGCTACGACCCCCTCAAGGTGACCATCCCCAAGCGCTACACCGAGGTGACCACCTGGAAAGGCCCCATTGATCCCGAGTATCTGGACGCCCTGCGCATCGGCTATGCGGCGCGGATCATGGAAATGGGCGCTCCGCTGCCCGAAACCGGGGAATAA
- a CDS encoding metallophosphoesterase family protein — MSVETLRANGLFLVGDPHLADLPPGQRLDGYLEQIMSKLTACLDRADELGMVPVLLGDLFHRPRDNSNKMLVELIRLLGARTGSGRVWALLGNHDKYQSRFTEDLTIAVLETAGVLRLMKEEGPQFLLETDSGSALICASPDGSPLPKGYEAGPGDPAAVVWLTHHNIRFPEFEDRAYAIRELPGIDWLINGHIHRPQPTVQAGRTTWANPGNITRLTFTRRSMERRPAAAIWRPGWTELERWAVPHLPFEQVFPDQDFPPEEQPAEAGSEFIRGLERLAWRRTREGMGLRQFLQENLSRETPEGALIWELYEEVTLER; from the coding sequence ATGAGTGTTGAGACCCTCCGGGCCAACGGGCTCTTTCTGGTTGGCGATCCACATCTGGCGGACCTTCCGCCGGGTCAGCGGCTTGATGGTTATCTTGAGCAGATCATGAGCAAGCTGACCGCCTGCCTGGACCGCGCCGACGAGCTGGGCATGGTCCCGGTGCTCCTGGGCGACCTCTTCCACCGGCCACGCGACAACTCCAACAAGATGCTTGTGGAACTGATCCGCCTCCTTGGCGCGCGCACCGGGTCGGGCAGGGTCTGGGCGCTGCTTGGCAACCACGACAAGTACCAGTCGAGGTTCACCGAGGACCTGACCATTGCGGTATTGGAGACGGCCGGAGTGCTTCGGCTGATGAAGGAGGAGGGGCCGCAGTTCCTTCTCGAGACCGACTCCGGCAGCGCCCTGATCTGCGCCAGCCCGGACGGTTCGCCCCTGCCCAAGGGGTACGAGGCCGGGCCGGGCGATCCGGCCGCCGTGGTCTGGCTCACCCACCACAACATCAGGTTTCCCGAGTTCGAGGACCGTGCCTACGCCATCCGGGAACTGCCCGGCATCGACTGGCTCATCAACGGCCACATCCACCGGCCCCAGCCCACAGTACAGGCCGGGCGAACCACCTGGGCCAATCCCGGCAACATCACCCGGCTCACCTTTACCCGCCGCTCCATGGAGCGGCGGCCCGCCGCAGCCATCTGGCGGCCCGGCTGGACGGAGCTCGAACGCTGGGCCGTGCCCCATCTGCCCTTTGAGCAGGTCTTTCCCGACCAGGATTTTCCGCCTGAGGAGCAGCCAGCCGAGGCGGGGTCGGAGTTCATCAGGGGGCTTGAGCGGCTGGCTTGGAGACGCACCCGCGAGGGCATGGGCCTGCGCCAGTTTCTGCAGGAAAACCTGTCCAGGGAAACCCCGGAGGGGGCACTTATCTGGGAACTTTACGAGGAGGTCACCCTTGAACGATAG
- a CDS encoding AAA family ATPase has protein sequence MIHRIILENFMAHERTELELGPGITALTGANNTGKSAVVEALRCVTTNPSFSHCIRHGAREARVTVVLDDGAKVVWIRKKRSAGYEITLPGRDEPEEPFWKLQGKVPDEVRALLRLNLVELETGDPVDVHLGNQREPVFLLNRPESNVAAFFAASTESAHLLAMQNALKARTTEAKRRERDLEAERERIEVGLDALASLPDIALRMEEARQLEDSAKELQVAMPVLESRCSSLRGLAARRGVLRRVLVALNSLEPVPNSNPIDGLRSLAAEMARTAARLADAGRAGAALADLAAPPATENTARLAELCKRQQAAACALRKAEVKSRCVDGLLGPPDTVNTAHLSEVVDEMIASRYRMERVARRDKVLRSLAEPPRVEEDAHLLELVAGLRGLTMRRQTLEAALSGLEMRLQETAETLAGVLADIGGCPLCGARINAETFLDRGHGHEC, from the coding sequence ATGATACACCGCATCATTCTGGAAAATTTCATGGCCCACGAGCGGACCGAGCTGGAGCTTGGGCCGGGGATCACGGCACTGACCGGCGCCAACAATACGGGCAAATCCGCCGTTGTCGAGGCCCTGCGCTGTGTGACCACCAACCCGTCCTTCAGCCACTGCATCCGCCACGGGGCCAGGGAGGCGCGGGTTACGGTGGTGCTGGACGACGGGGCAAAAGTCGTCTGGATACGCAAGAAACGCAGCGCGGGCTACGAGATCACCCTGCCGGGCCGCGACGAGCCGGAGGAGCCCTTCTGGAAGCTCCAGGGCAAGGTGCCAGACGAGGTCCGGGCCCTGCTGCGGCTCAATCTGGTGGAGCTTGAGACGGGCGATCCCGTGGATGTGCATCTGGGCAACCAGCGCGAGCCCGTTTTTCTGCTCAACCGGCCTGAATCCAATGTGGCCGCCTTTTTCGCCGCGTCCACCGAAAGCGCCCACCTGCTGGCCATGCAAAACGCCCTCAAGGCGCGGACCACCGAGGCAAAGCGGCGGGAGCGCGATCTTGAGGCCGAGCGGGAGCGCATCGAGGTCGGGCTTGATGCGCTGGCCAGTCTGCCGGACATCGCCCTGCGCATGGAAGAGGCACGGCAACTGGAAGACTCCGCAAAGGAACTCCAAGTCGCCATGCCGGTTCTTGAAAGCCGTTGTTCCTCCCTGCGCGGCCTGGCCGCGAGGCGCGGTGTCCTGCGCCGGGTCCTGGTCGCCCTCAACTCTCTGGAGCCGGTGCCCAATTCCAATCCGATCGATGGGTTGCGCTCTCTGGCGGCGGAAATGGCCCGCACCGCGGCGCGACTGGCCGATGCCGGGCGGGCCGGTGCCGCCCTGGCAGATCTCGCTGCGCCGCCGGCAACGGAGAACACCGCCCGGCTGGCCGAGCTCTGCAAGCGCCAGCAAGCGGCTGCATGTGCCTTGCGGAAGGCTGAAGTCAAAAGCCGGTGCGTGGACGGGCTGCTTGGGCCGCCGGATACGGTGAATACCGCACATCTGTCTGAAGTTGTGGATGAAATGATTGCATCCCGCTACCGTATGGAGCGCGTCGCACGGCGCGACAAGGTATTGCGGAGCCTTGCGGAGCCGCCTCGGGTCGAGGAGGACGCGCACCTTTTGGAACTGGTTGCTGGCCTTCGCGGCCTGACCATGCGCAGGCAGACCCTGGAGGCTGCTCTGTCCGGGTTGGAGATGCGGTTGCAGGAGACCGCGGAAACCCTGGCCGGGGTGCTGGCGGATATTGGCGGGTGCCCCTTGTGCGGGGCACGGATCAATGCCGAAACCTTCCTTGATCGGGGGCACGGGCATGAGTGTTGA
- a CDS encoding C-GCAxxG-C-C family (seleno)protein → MSDHHRAAAAELFNSGDLYCAEIVLKLMAEAGGRDPQPLTPMATGFCSGMARTCGQCGAVSGAVMGIGLYAGRPGPGGEYDAAYTLAQEFQERFRDAFGSVNCLDLTGCDFATPEGQARFKSQNVKARCIEYVIRAVDIALDLLRETGLQPDESAFVRSRLAPCGLLCSTCLAFDGGPVQQSASALKAALGNNFAAYAERFASMNPAFGNYGAFSELLDFLASGSCSGCREAGCLFKSCAVPGCARERGVDYCFQCADFPCDRHGMPGPLAERWQANNEAMRRLGPAPWFFTRHPKPRYP, encoded by the coding sequence ATGTCTGATCACCACCGGGCCGCAGCGGCCGAACTCTTCAACTCCGGCGATCTCTATTGTGCGGAGATCGTGCTCAAACTCATGGCCGAGGCCGGGGGGCGCGATCCGCAGCCGCTGACGCCCATGGCCACAGGGTTTTGCAGCGGCATGGCCCGCACCTGCGGCCAGTGCGGGGCGGTCTCGGGCGCGGTCATGGGCATCGGCCTGTATGCTGGGCGGCCGGGACCGGGCGGCGAATATGATGCGGCCTACACCCTGGCCCAGGAGTTTCAGGAACGATTCCGCGACGCCTTCGGCTCCGTCAACTGCCTTGACCTGACCGGCTGCGATTTTGCCACGCCCGAGGGCCAGGCCCGGTTCAAGAGCCAGAACGTCAAGGCCCGTTGCATCGAATACGTGATCCGGGCCGTGGACATCGCCCTGGACCTGCTGCGCGAGACCGGCCTTCAGCCCGACGAGTCCGCTTTTGTACGGTCCCGCCTTGCGCCCTGTGGCCTGCTCTGTTCCACCTGTCTCGCCTTTGACGGCGGCCCTGTCCAGCAGTCCGCCAGCGCCCTCAAGGCGGCCCTGGGTAACAATTTCGCGGCCTACGCCGAGCGCTTCGCCTCCATGAACCCGGCCTTTGGCAACTATGGGGCCTTCAGCGAGCTGCTCGACTTCCTGGCCTCGGGTTCCTGCTCCGGCTGCCGCGAGGCCGGGTGTCTCTTCAAGTCCTGCGCCGTGCCCGGCTGCGCCCGCGAGCGCGGGGTGGACTACTGTTTCCAGTGCGCTGATTTCCCCTGCGACCGCCACGGGATGCCCGGCCCCCTGGCCGAGCGCTGGCAGGCCAACAACGAGGCCATGCGCCGCCTCGGACCGGCCCCCTGGTTCTTTACACGCCACCCCAAACCGCGCTACCCCTAG
- a CDS encoding tRNA1(Val) (adenine(37)-N6)-methyltransferase: MNEVRPGTDARAVLDRRAAFPRGMVQPEGGYRFSLDSLLLACFARTGRGQAGVDLGCGCGVVGLALLLRQPDLRLTGVDIDLASVEAAEANAVALHLGDRYAPVCGDVALWRPDRVADFVVANPPYRPLGCGRVSQGQGRAAARFESRGDFARFAKCAAVALKTRGRFSFVHLPERLPDLMEGLAAAGLAPKRMRLVHGRADREARMVLMEAVKEGRPGLHVEPPLALHSGAGNATRLTDEAIAFCPFLSSRRGTRAIERPDRANRHAPKEDSHV, from the coding sequence GTGAACGAAGTCCGCCCCGGCACAGACGCCCGGGCTGTCCTTGACCGAAGGGCCGCCTTTCCCCGCGGCATGGTTCAGCCCGAGGGCGGGTATCGGTTTTCCCTCGACTCGCTGCTCCTGGCCTGTTTTGCCCGGACCGGGCGGGGGCAGGCGGGTGTGGACCTCGGCTGCGGCTGCGGGGTGGTTGGTCTTGCCCTGCTCCTGCGCCAGCCCGATCTGCGCCTGACCGGCGTGGACATCGACCTTGCAAGCGTGGAAGCGGCCGAAGCCAACGCCGTCGCCCTCCACCTCGGGGACCGCTATGCTCCGGTGTGCGGCGATGTGGCCCTGTGGCGGCCCGACCGGGTGGCGGATTTCGTGGTGGCAAACCCGCCATACAGGCCCCTTGGCTGCGGCCGGGTCAGCCAGGGCCAGGGCCGTGCCGCAGCCCGTTTCGAGAGCAGGGGCGATTTTGCCCGCTTCGCCAAATGCGCGGCCGTGGCCCTCAAGACGCGTGGCCGCTTCTCCTTTGTTCATCTGCCCGAGCGGCTGCCAGACCTCATGGAGGGCCTGGCCGCCGCCGGTCTGGCCCCCAAGCGCATGCGTCTGGTCCACGGCCGGGCCGACCGGGAGGCGCGCATGGTGCTCATGGAGGCGGTCAAGGAGGGCCGTCCGGGCCTGCATGTGGAGCCGCCGCTGGCGCTTCATTCCGGGGCGGGCAACGCCACCCGCCTTACGGATGAGGCCATTGCCTTCTGCCCCTTTCTTTCCAGCCGCCGGGGTACGCGGGCCATTGAACGGCCGGACCGCGCCAATCGCCACGCGCCAAAGGAGGATTCCCATGTCTGA
- the murJ gene encoding murein biosynthesis integral membrane protein MurJ, whose product MNKHGRDIARNAAVVAGATLVSRVLGFVRDMIVAFALGAGVFADAFFVAFRIPNLLRRLFGEGSLTMAFIPVYSRVREEEGEEAAQAMARSAMIWLAVILGGITLAAQVLAWPLTMAIAPGFLRNPELFATTVDLVRICFPYVILICGVALCMGVLNADNHFLAPALSPSVLNVALIGSALFGYRFGYNVAYSMAWGVLLGGVGQWLLQQPYLRRSGFSWRGPWSWRNKGVARMGLLMLPTLFGAAVYQVNILLGTLLASFLPVGSVSYLYYADRLVQFPLGVFGLAISTAALPSLARLAAKGEMEEYDGAMALSLGLTLFISLPAAAGLIGLAGPIVSLLFERGEFSPQAVTATAHALVAYAVGLPFIALARPLVAGFYALEDTRTPVRIAVVCLAANVLLGVLLMVPMAHVGLALAVSLSSLLNFALLHISLARKRKATLVPLAASLKTLALSLGVGLGAYLSASWGLWWLALMPVWVAAYLFLALVLDMAEARLFMDMVRSRVRRGRKRGKA is encoded by the coding sequence GTGAATAAGCACGGCAGGGACATAGCCAGAAACGCGGCCGTTGTGGCGGGCGCGACCCTTGTCTCGAGGGTGTTGGGGTTTGTTAGAGATATGATCGTGGCCTTTGCCCTGGGGGCAGGGGTGTTTGCCGACGCCTTTTTCGTGGCCTTCCGCATCCCCAACCTGCTGCGCAGGCTCTTTGGCGAGGGATCGCTGACCATGGCCTTCATCCCGGTCTATTCCCGTGTGCGCGAGGAAGAGGGCGAGGAGGCGGCCCAGGCCATGGCCCGTTCGGCCATGATCTGGCTGGCGGTGATCCTCGGGGGCATCACCCTGGCCGCCCAGGTGCTGGCGTGGCCGCTGACCATGGCCATTGCTCCGGGCTTTCTGCGCAATCCCGAGCTGTTCGCCACCACGGTGGACCTCGTGCGTATCTGCTTTCCCTATGTCATCCTCATCTGCGGGGTGGCCCTGTGCATGGGTGTGCTCAATGCGGACAACCATTTTCTGGCCCCGGCCCTGTCTCCGTCGGTGCTCAATGTGGCCCTTATCGGGTCGGCCCTGTTCGGGTATCGTTTCGGTTACAACGTGGCCTACTCCATGGCCTGGGGCGTCCTTCTGGGAGGGGTGGGCCAGTGGCTGCTCCAGCAGCCCTATCTGCGCAGGAGCGGTTTTTCCTGGCGCGGCCCCTGGTCGTGGCGCAACAAGGGCGTGGCCCGCATGGGGCTGCTCATGTTGCCCACCCTGTTCGGCGCGGCCGTCTATCAGGTGAACATCCTGCTGGGCACGCTCCTGGCCTCCTTCCTGCCCGTGGGGTCGGTTTCGTATCTTTACTACGCGGACAGGCTGGTCCAGTTTCCCCTGGGAGTCTTCGGACTGGCCATTAGCACTGCCGCCCTACCGAGTCTGGCGCGGCTGGCAGCCAAGGGGGAGATGGAGGAGTACGACGGGGCCATGGCCCTTTCCCTGGGGCTGACCCTGTTCATCTCCCTGCCCGCGGCCGCAGGGCTCATCGGATTGGCCGGCCCCATTGTCTCGCTGCTCTTCGAGCGCGGCGAGTTTTCTCCCCAGGCCGTGACCGCCACGGCCCACGCCCTGGTCGCCTACGCTGTTGGACTGCCCTTCATCGCCCTGGCCCGCCCGCTGGTGGCCGGATTCTACGCCCTGGAGGATACCCGTACCCCGGTCAGAATCGCCGTGGTCTGTCTGGCGGCCAACGTGCTGCTCGGCGTCCTGCTCATGGTCCCCATGGCCCATGTGGGGCTTGCCCTGGCCGTCAGCCTGTCCTCCCTGCTCAATTTCGCGCTCCTGCACATCAGTCTGGCCCGCAAGCGCAAGGCCACGCTGGTGCCCCTGGCCGCGTCTCTCAAGACCCTTGCCCTGAGTCTCGGGGTGGGGCTTGGCGCTTACCTCTCCGCATCCTGGGGGCTTTGGTGGCTGGCCCTGATGCCCGTTTGGGTGGCTGCCTATCTGTTCCTGGCCCTGGTCCTGGACATGGCCGAGGCGCGTCTGTTCATGGACATGGTCCGCTCCCGCGTCAGGCGCGGCAGAAAGCGGGGCAAGGCGTGA
- the mutM gene encoding bifunctional DNA-formamidopyrimidine glycosylase/DNA-(apurinic or apyrimidinic site) lyase, giving the protein MPELPEVEVIARGLCATLTGRVISGVEPVDPTRLSEGAATLVPKVLGATVTGVRRRAKVLLVDMVGGATLAFHLKMTGRVVHGPMRPVDRHDRTRFILDDGSLLCFADMRRFGYVCAFGPGGLAGWNFLRRVGPEPLETDPVTLAGRVVSRTGRIKALLLDQTVVAGVGNIYADESLFRAGIHPRTRGHSLGRAGALRLFAHLQEVLLQAIAENGSSIRNYVNASGDAGAFQNSFAVYGRQGLPCAACKTPLAAIKVAGRTSTYCPRCQPEPRP; this is encoded by the coding sequence ATGCCAGAGTTGCCAGAGGTTGAGGTCATTGCCAGGGGACTGTGCGCCACGCTGACCGGGCGTGTGATTTCGGGCGTGGAGCCGGTGGACCCCACGCGACTGAGCGAGGGCGCGGCCACGCTGGTACCCAAGGTGCTCGGCGCCACAGTGACCGGAGTGCGCCGCCGGGCCAAGGTGCTGCTGGTGGACATGGTTGGCGGCGCGACCCTGGCCTTTCATTTGAAGATGACCGGACGGGTGGTACATGGCCCCATGCGGCCCGTTGACCGCCACGACCGGACCCGGTTCATTCTGGACGACGGCTCGCTGCTGTGCTTTGCCGACATGCGTCGCTTCGGGTATGTGTGCGCCTTTGGGCCGGGCGGGCTGGCGGGGTGGAACTTTCTGCGCCGAGTCGGTCCCGAGCCGCTGGAGACCGATCCCGTGACTCTCGCCGGGCGAGTGGTCTCGCGCACCGGGCGGATCAAGGCGCTGCTGCTCGATCAGACCGTGGTGGCCGGGGTGGGCAACATCTATGCGGACGAATCCCTGTTTCGGGCCGGTATCCATCCCCGGACACGCGGCCACAGCCTGGGTCGGGCCGGAGCCCTGCGCCTTTTTGCCCATCTTCAGGAGGTCCTGCTCCAGGCCATCGCGGAAAACGGCAGCTCCATACGGAACTACGTCAATGCCAGCGGAGACGCCGGAGCCTTTCAGAACAGCTTTGCCGTGTACGGCAGGCAGGGCTTGCCCTGCGCGGCCTGCAAAACACCTCTGGCCGCCATCAAGGTGGCTGGCCGCACCTCCACCTATTGCCCGCGCTGCCAGCCGGAGCCCCGGCCATGA
- a CDS encoding ChaN family lipoprotein: MPRRIPGSTAFRVAVPLIFAAVLAACSSRIAHPPLQVTFLPASGEFVSVDGERLAFEEVMGLARDAEYILLGENHPNVCDHTVQLRVLAALAESDTPPAVGLEMVAADMQAVLDDFSAGTVEVDAMEEELEWRDRWGYPFALFRGHFEIIRRHSLPVAGLNVPSAVTRKIARQGLEALTPDELKWLPAEIKPPAEEQMPLLDAVFALHQERDPDGPEIARVDEATRRERFLLVQSVWDSGMAEAAVALRRKYDWPVLVVAGAGHVEHGWGIARRIRHFDPGARILLLMPWRGGEFAADAADAFFFCPDTYESRMDMTLAATGRGGLLVERVGRGSRAEAAGIRPGDLLVEAAGVRLDRLMDLHAAGFKVHKADRPLVFTVQRGGQSFRADVGRLGQPARSRPADAAEEKATSPSGDAPPGREPDTAPDIQPETQGEER; encoded by the coding sequence ATGCCCAGACGAATCCCCGGTTCCACCGCTTTTCGCGTGGCTGTGCCGCTGATTTTCGCCGCAGTCCTGGCCGCCTGTTCATCCAGGATTGCCCATCCCCCTCTGCAGGTCACTTTTCTGCCCGCCTCCGGGGAGTTCGTGTCCGTGGATGGCGAGCGGCTCGCCTTTGAAGAGGTCATGGGCCTGGCTCGGGACGCAGAATATATCCTGCTTGGCGAGAACCATCCAAACGTCTGCGACCACACTGTGCAGCTGCGGGTGCTGGCCGCCCTGGCCGAATCCGACACGCCTCCGGCCGTGGGGCTCGAAATGGTCGCCGCGGACATGCAGGCCGTGCTCGACGATTTCTCGGCAGGGACTGTGGAGGTGGACGCCATGGAGGAGGAGCTTGAGTGGCGCGATCGCTGGGGCTACCCCTTTGCCTTGTTTCGCGGTCACTTCGAGATCATCCGTCGGCACAGTCTGCCTGTGGCCGGGCTCAACGTGCCCTCGGCAGTGACCCGGAAGATCGCCCGGCAGGGCCTGGAGGCGCTGACTCCTGACGAGCTGAAGTGGCTTCCGGCCGAGATCAAGCCTCCTGCCGAGGAACAGATGCCCCTGCTCGATGCCGTCTTTGCGCTGCACCAGGAACGCGATCCTGACGGGCCCGAGATTGCCAGGGTCGACGAGGCCACGCGGCGCGAGCGGTTTTTGCTGGTCCAGTCCGTCTGGGACTCCGGCATGGCCGAGGCGGCCGTTGCCTTGCGCCGCAAGTACGACTGGCCCGTGTTGGTGGTGGCCGGTGCGGGGCATGTGGAGCATGGCTGGGGCATCGCCCGCCGTATCCGCCATTTTGATCCCGGAGCCCGGATATTGCTGCTCATGCCCTGGCGCGGCGGTGAATTCGCGGCCGACGCGGCCGACGCCTTTTTTTTCTGCCCGGACACCTATGAATCGCGGATGGACATGACCCTGGCCGCCACGGGCCGGGGCGGCCTGCTGGTGGAGCGAGTGGGGCGGGGCTCCCGTGCCGAGGCCGCGGGTATTCGCCCCGGCGATCTGCTCGTCGAGGCGGCTGGTGTGCGCCTTGACCGGCTCATGGACCTGCACGCCGCCGGGTTCAAGGTCCACAAGGCGGATCGCCCCCTGGTCTTTACCGTGCAACGGGGCGGACAATCCTTCAGGGCCGATGTGGGCAGGTTGGGCCAGCCCGCTCGGAGCCGCCCGGCCGATGCCGCCGAAGAAAAGGCCACGTCCCCCTCGGGCGATGCGCCTCCTGGCCGCGAGCCGGACACCGCCCCAGACATCCAACCCGAAACCCAAGGGGAAGAGAGATGA
- a CDS encoding DUF429 domain-containing protein, with protein sequence MKGVGIDGCRGGWLAFWTGDGAVWECALYPDMASIWADHSDADALFADIPIGLPGHGSRLADTLARRMLGPRGASVFNAPVRTAAWAMADKDKSSAKGRARAKEINRELSGKSLSEQSLNLIPKILEVDSFLAATPEARGKVFEAHPEVCFVLAGKAPMAYPKRTAKGLARRLEIVQRWIPEARAMLCALDGRHPAGAAKGDDALDAAILAVSAHACLGVAGPRPASLPDPPERDETGLPMAIWYHDFN encoded by the coding sequence ATGAAAGGGGTGGGAATCGACGGATGCCGGGGCGGTTGGCTGGCGTTCTGGACCGGGGACGGCGCGGTCTGGGAGTGCGCCCTGTACCCGGATATGGCCTCAATCTGGGCCGATCACAGCGATGCCGACGCCCTGTTTGCAGACATTCCCATCGGTCTTCCCGGCCATGGATCGCGTCTGGCCGACACCCTGGCCCGGCGGATGCTCGGCCCGCGTGGGGCGAGCGTGTTCAACGCCCCAGTGCGTACTGCCGCCTGGGCCATGGCGGACAAAGACAAGTCGTCAGCCAAGGGCAGGGCCAGGGCAAAGGAAATCAACCGGGAGCTTTCCGGTAAGTCTCTTTCTGAGCAATCACTGAATCTTATTCCAAAAATACTTGAGGTGGATTCGTTTTTGGCTGCCACGCCTGAAGCGCGAGGCAAGGTCTTTGAGGCGCACCCGGAGGTCTGTTTCGTCCTGGCTGGCAAAGCCCCCATGGCTTACCCAAAGCGCACGGCAAAAGGCCTGGCGCGGCGGCTGGAGATCGTGCAGCGATGGATTCCCGAGGCAAGGGCCATGCTCTGCGCCCTTGATGGACGGCATCCGGCTGGGGCGGCGAAGGGAGACGACGCGCTCGACGCGGCCATCCTGGCCGTCAGCGCCCATGCCTGCCTCGGGGTCGCGGGCCCGCGTCCCGCGTCCCTGCCCGATCCGCCCGAGCGCGATGAAACCGGCCTGCCCATGGCCATCTGGTATCACGACTTCAACTGA